One window of Nymphaea colorata isolate Beijing-Zhang1983 chromosome 11, ASM883128v2, whole genome shotgun sequence genomic DNA carries:
- the LOC116263515 gene encoding uncharacterized protein LOC116263515, whose protein sequence is MSISGRFLLLCTIFSFFLFSNASLHEYAQAELLLKGNAFVLHGGSEGLYASVLEKNTSAVANGESYIRFEKITFRRTEESAKLHSNAEGNTGLVQAVVFEVEDRETIGGSAYGGQRAVCCTPDLAKLGACTQGEVIHRPSVKNPDWPKVFSTYFQGDNLYTTMESKNIQISRTGMYNLYFFHCDPSLKGLLVEGKTVWKNPTGYLPGRMAPLMNFYGFMSLAFVLLGIIWFSQYVRFWREVLQLQNCITFVIGLGMFEMALWYFEYAAFNATGVRPSGLTVWAVTFGTVKRTVSRVIILMVSMGYGVVRPTLGGLTSKVLLLGATFFLASEVLELVENVGSVSDFSGKARLFLVLPVGLLDAFFILWIFKSLSRTLEKLQTRRMTAKLDIYRKFTNALAVAVLVSVGWICYELYFKSKDIYNEGWQKAWIIPAFWQVLSYSLLCIICALWAPSQNSMRYAYSEDAGEDFDKDESLTLLKPASTTVKDENSLRFTETTQADSLLRGDEPEEDKRE, encoded by the exons ATGTCAATTTCAGGTCGATTCCTTCTTCTCTGTaccattttttccttcttcctcttcagcAATGCCTCCCTTCACGAGTACGCGCAGGCAGAATTGTTACTGAAGGGAAACGCCTTCGTCCTCCATGGCGGCAGTGAGGGACTCTATGCATCTGTTCTTGAGAAAAACACGTCTGCGGTCGCGAACGGCGAGTCCTACATCCG GTTTGAGAAAATCACTTTCAGACGGACGGAAGAATCTGCTAAGCTGCACTCTAATGCAGAAGGCAACACTGGGTTGGTCCAAGCTGTTGTTTTCGAGGTGGAAGATCGAGAAACAATTGGTGGTTCTGCTTATGGTGGTCAAAGAGCTGTATGCTGCACGCCTGATCTTGCTAAGCTAGGTGCCTGTACACAAGGGGAGGTTATTCACCGGCCCTCGGTGAAAAATCCTGACTGGCCAAAAGTGTTCTCAACGTATTTCCAAGGGGACAACCTTTACACCACCATGGAATCAAAGAACATACAAATCTCTAGGACCGGAATGTACAACTTGTACTTCTTTCACTGTGATCCAAGCCTCAAGGGGCTTCTTGTAGAGGGCAAGACTGTATGGAAAAACCCCACAGGGTATCTTCCTGGAAGGATGGCCCCCCTTATGAATTTCTATGGATTCATGTCCCTCGCGTTTGTACTCCTTGGAATCATCTGGTTTTCTCAGTACGTCAGATTCTGGAGAGAAGTTTTGCAGCTTCAAAATTGCATCACCTTTGTTATTGGGTTGGGAATGTTTGAGATGGCATTATGGTATTTTGAGTATGCTGCTTTCAATGCAACAGGAGTCCGACCTTCGGGGCTTACCGTATGGGCTGTAACATTTGGTACTGTAAAAAGAACAGTATCTCGTGTTATCATACTTATGGTTTCCATGGGATATGGGGTGGTTAGGCCAACCCTTGGAGGCCTCACTTCGAAGGTGCTTTTGCTAGGAGCAACATTCTTCCTGGCCTCAGAAGTTCTTGAGTTGGTAGAAAACGTTGGTTCAGTAAGTGATTTCTCTGGGAAGGCAAGGTTGTTTCTTGTTCTCCCGGTtgggcttcttgatgcttttttcaTCCTCTGGATATTCAAGTCCCTCTCGAGGACACTTGAGAAACTTCAG ACAAGAAGAATGACGGCCAAGTTAGACATCTATAGGAAATTCACGAATGCACTGGCAGTGGCTGTGCTCGTATCAGTTGGCTGGATCTGTTATGAG CTTTACTTTAAGTCGAAAGACATTTACAATGAAGGTTGGCAGAAGGCCTGGATCATTCCAGCCTTCTGGCAGGTGCTTTCTTACTCGCTCCTCTGCATCATCTGCGCGCTCTGGGCACCCTCTCAAAACTCAATGCG CTACGCATATTCGGAGGACGCCGGTGAAGACTTCGATAAGGATGAAAGCCTAACTCTGCTTAAACCAGCAAGTACTACTGTAAAGGACGAAAACAGTCTGCGATTTACGGAGACCACACAAGCTGATTCTTTACTGCGTGGTGATGAACCCGAAGAGGACAAGAGGGAGTAG